gtttacgTGTAGAAAAATGGCGGAGTCCAAAATTTCAGTAACTCAGGAcgagttcagctgttcagtctgtctggaaacactgaaggatccagCTGCTAttccatgtggacacagtttctgtatggtgtgtattaataactgctgggatcaggaggatgataagggaacatacagctgtccacagtgtagacaaaccttcactccaagacctgtTGTGAGGAGAAACACCATGCTGGCTGGAGTTGTGgagaaactaaagaaaacagaacttcaagctccacatcctggtcactgttctgctggacctgaagatgtggaTTGTGATTCCTGCACTGGGAAAAAATCCAAAGCAGtaaaatcctgtctggtgtgtttggcctctttctgtGAAACTCACCTCCAACTTCACTATGAATCTCTTGCTTATAAAAAGCACAAGCTGGTTAAAGCCTCCAGACGACtccaggatcagatctgctctcagcatgataaactgctggaggtttactgtcgtactgatcagcagtgtatctgcatgttgtgcaccatggatgatcataaaggacatgatacaatatcagctgcagcagaaagaactgagatACAGGTAAAAATATTACACAGCTCTCTTTACCAAGTAACAActcattattatttacactgacgttgtttatgtggtgctTGTACACAATGCAAGTAAATCCTGAATtgttattctgtgtagaagcagctgctggagatccagagaaaattccaggagaaaatccagaacagagagaaggaactttgtgagctgataaacgctgtggagtctcacaaggtaagttttataaacaaaacgcTCATAGGATCAGTCCGACTCTCCTCCATTAAACCAATCTTCATTAAACatgagatattttatatctcAGGTAACTTTGCAAGTGATTTTTGTTcatgaattaaatattaaataaatatacactttGCCTGGTTATTTGGTGATTGATGCTGTACAACAATTTTGAGGTTGTGCTAATAATTATAAGGGTGATAAGATCAAATTAGGACCACCCAAGAAGATTATTGATTTTTGCTTGTGCTGGAGTTTAAGGTGGAAGGTAGAAGACTGGAACTCTTGCTTATATTTGGGAAGTAGAGTATCATATACTGCATCATGTGGACATAATGATGATGGTAACATTTACAAGGATATGAAAAATCAAGCCgtttagcaccatcaccaagctatggGTGATGGAAGTCTTAGTCTGGCCAGTAGCTACATATGAATGTGAAGGATGGACAAAGATCTGAGTGAGAAACGTTTCCTCTTTCTGAATCTtctaacagtgttctgcacagacagcagtgaagaACATTGAGATGATCTGCactgaactaatcaactcaattaccagaagatgctctgagctaaaagatctgatcagagatcgagagacagcagaagtaaGTCGAGCTGAAAAAGTGCTGGAACTGTTGGAACAAGAGATtgtagagctgaagaggaaagatgctgaactggaacagctttcacacacagaggatcccgtccatttcctccaggtaacagcactaaaaataattatattactgCTGCACCGGTCCAAGTAATAAATTActgtacagcggtaccttgtaacttgacgtcccctaaactcaaaatctttgaaacttgacaccTTTGTTCTCTTATACTTGACATTTCTCTTAAACTTGATTTTTGTTAGCATTCATTCAACCACGGCACTAGCAAAGCATCCTCTCCTGTCTTCTCAGAGGTCTCCTTTTTATAGGCGTCTCCCCCGTTGGTTGCTTAGCACATCTTCGTGCATCTTCCTCAACTCTATAACATagggaaccccccccccccccccccccccctacacaaaacacattatgacccataaagtcgtaacactcggggttctgagatattgtgagaatcagaatcagcttttccgagagatcATGAAATACTGTTAATGTTATTAGGAGAAATGTCACTCTGTGCTTCATGTCTGTGGTCCATCATTTGTGAttcatcatcatcttgttgtttctctgtgaacattttctgactggatgtagaattttcagtctctctcggctcctgctggatctgcagaatcagccgccatcacaatcagtcctttcctctcatttgatgatgttacaaagtctgtatctcagctgagagagaaagtagaagaattctggaaagagcagtgtgagaagataccagatgaaggtgagttcaagccctcagtgttccattgtctccaaaatgcttTAGTACCCAGTACCAAATTACTTCAGTATCCACATTTTGTTCATTCTTTTtgcagtgaagaaagtccgGATTACTCCACCTACTGAACTTaaaatcagagaagattttctatactgtaagtttctcacaagcacacaaacatacacagtgcagtgaaaaagtatttgcacccccccAACTGTTTTGATCTAGTTTGGAATAGTTTGGACAGGGGTGACGTGGTTCTGACAGTGATCATGCCTCGGATTAGGGGCATTTTGGGTCCTTgctaaagaccactgttccatgtaccttTCTTCAATAGTTATTTAAAATCACCAAGAACTCCAGAGgttaaaacaatcatttaaactgctgtctgtatatttttgatccaGGAGATTTTATGAGTCtcaattattcagtcacagaaaccactgaaatacacacacacacacacacactaacatacaccaacacattcacacacacacacacagttacagagacacacccacccacacacatgcttacacacattcacatgcatgtgcatacacgcacacacacacacacaatttaaagagctttattaccatgactgtgtttgttgttgaattgtgtgttgctggtgtgtgtctgtgtactgtTTGTAAATATGTCGTGTTTGTGGGGtgtctctgtatgtctgtgtagtgtttgtgtagcatttgtgtgtttgagtattatctgtgtgtatgtgtagtgtctgtgtgtatatgtgctgtgtttgtgtaatgtgtgtgtttgtgttatctatgtgtttgtgtatttttgtggtgttcatgtgtttgtgtagcttttgtgtttgtgtgattgtgcagtgtatcTGTATGCCTGTTCAGTGACTATGTGTAGTGTTCATGAGTTTGTGTTGTGAGGGAGGGAAAACTAGAGGGTGCCGCTGCACCTGTAGCATTATCCACGATAttcctgaactttgacctttcccgtgattcgtagcggaagccggtttttgacttccggttacagtgtttacgttctgaacgacagaagtagtggtcattcttaactgttttttaacaaacatggcTAAAAACGCTAGGTGGTTGCATAGTAAGGAGATTTTAAGAAGCTGTGGTGACCGTGTTCTAACAGTGCCCCACCCTTCCATGCTTACAGAGTGGGTAGATGACATGAAATTGTGGCCAGAGGTTAGCTATATTGATATAGTGAACTATTTCGTCTTTTCCGAAGGTGTAGACAGTGAGGAGCTACGGAATTATAAAAGCACAGAGGCATACAATTACCTCCATAGCAACAAAATCGGAAAGGTTTTATATAGTAAACACAGCGACTTCATTTTCTTGAAAGCGGAGGTAGAACCGAGTCAGAGCGTCAGCcgaggtaaacatcaggcgtgggtaatgctgagggaaagTGGCGTAGTGGAGACTGTGGGTTGCTCATGCATTGCAGGGTTAGGGAAGTCCTGCAGCCACGCAGCAGCTGTGctgtggaaggtagggatgaGCCTAGGAACATTCTAATTGCTGTgaaacatttgaaataataaacaatgtataACGACTaatttgttgattgtttttacttctacaacagTGTATACTTATATTGTTTCATAAGTGGATGTAAAGCAGGGAAAGGGAGCTAAATGGACAGAATAAAACGCGTTgcgttgtttaatttactaaaacgACAAACTGGGAACAGCAAACAGTGTATACACCCATTCGGTATTCACTTGGACAAGCCGTGTCTGGATGTGAATGTTATTTGTCCAATTTCTGCAACGCGCTTTAAAATTTTGGACCATACAAAGTGAAAGTGCATTATACGAGTTATGTTACGGAACTGAatgtgaaagtgaaaatgaattTCGCCACTCCTCCACATCCTCCGTTGCCCttagaacccccccccccccccttcaatTCGCCCACACACCCCTATTAATTCGCCTACATCCCTGTCAACTCACCCCCACCACCCTATGCCCCGGTTTTTGCCATGCTGCAAAGGTGGCAACTCTAACCAAACTCCAATTACTTACTACTGCTCATAACTACATTCTGCTGCTGAAGTGAAGAATAGTAGCAACTTTTGTTAAGCTCACCCCCCACCCTTAAACCCATTATAAGGAAAAACACAAAATTGcttactttcttttttaatcaCAGGTTGATTATTTAAACAGcatttatgagcagtaatatgtaAGAAGTGCTTTGTGTTCCtagttgttttagtacattaaaccatgttaagctttttttccaTGTTAAGCATGTTAGACTGTCTCATATCACTATTTCAGGTGCAGAATGCAGTGGTCAGTGGAAAGACAGGGATAGCATGTACAGATAAACAGCACAGGTGGAATGCAGGGACATCAAAGAACCTTCAGCCTAAACGGCTGTGTCAGATTAACTTCAGACACCATAGGGTAGAGGATGAATATGACTGCAATGACCGCAGTGTCAGATCTAAATTGCTTCCAAACACACCACATCATCTGTCACACAAAGAGTTTAGAGAGAGTGTAGACAAAGCTCCTACCAAGTCACTCTTTCTtttaaagaatactttactggagAAGTGTTACAGTGCCACTCCAACAGAACAACCTTGCAGGCAAACAAAAACAGTTGATGAAAAAATTTTCCTGGCACACCAGACTCACAGTGATGACCTTATATGTAAAGCATGCAAGGCATTCTACCAAGCATTCATTGAGGTTAATGACATACAAGCAGCTCAGATAGAATTTGAGACAAGAGAGCAAAGTGCATCTGATTTGTGGCAAAGTTTAAGGAAAATCAGAATTACTGCAAGTTCTGCAAAAAAAGTTCCAGTACATACCACCACAAGAAGCGACAAATTTCTATGTGAGCATATGTATCCTACCTTTCGAGGCAACTATGCTACCaattatgggaaaaaaaatgaACTTGCAGCTTGCAACCACCTGAAAGAGCAAGGCATGAACATTACACACAGTGGATCTGTTATAAGTCTTCAAGAACCTTGGCTCTCAGCAAGTCCAGATGGAGTCATTGACTCCACTGTGCTTCTTGAGATAAAATGTCCAgtgccaaacaaaagccatacGTCACTCATTGATCAGCTCACACAGAAATGCAGTGACATCAAGTTAGTGAATGGAAAAC
The sequence above is drawn from the Trichomycterus rosablanca isolate fTriRos1 chromosome 14, fTriRos1.hap1, whole genome shotgun sequence genome and encodes:
- the LOC134326785 gene encoding tripartite motif-containing protein 16-like isoform X2; the protein is MAESKISVTQDEFSCSVCLETLKDPAAIPCGHSFCMVCINNCWDQEDDKGTYSCPQCRQTFTPRPVVRRNTMLAGVVEKLKKTELQAPHPGHCSAGPEDVDCDSCTGKKSKAVKSCLVCLASFCETHLQLHYESLAYKKHKLVKASRRLQDQICSQHDKLLEVYCRTDQQCICMLCTMDDHKGHDTISAAAERTEIQKQLLEIQRKFQEKIQNREKELCELINAVESHKCSAQTAVKNIEMICTELINSITRRCSELKDLIRDRETAEVSRAEKVLELLEQEIVELKRKDAELEQLSHTEDPVHFLQNFQSLSAPAGSAESAAITISPFLSFDDVTKSVSQLREKVEEFWKEQLKKVRITPPTELKIREDFLYYVCRFTLDPNTVNKNLRLSEENKVVTWSITEQSYPDHPDRFDGWSQVVCRESVSGRCYWEVEWSGNDGVYIAVSYKSISRKGRGGECLFGCNDQSWSLFCSPSRFLFRHNNKKTEIPTMPSSSRIGVYVDYEAGTLSFYSVSDTMKLLHRVQTTFTQLLYPGFSLYSGSKVKLSDLTN
- the LOC134326785 gene encoding E3 ubiquitin/ISG15 ligase TRIM25-like isoform X3, with translation MAESKISVTQDEFSCSVCLETLKDPAAIPCGHSFCMVCINNCWDQEDDKGTYSCPQCRQTFTPRPVVRRNTMLAGVVEKLKKTELQAPHPGHCSAGPEDVDCDSCTGKKSKAVKSCLVCLASFCETHLQLHYESLAYKKHKLVKASRRLQDQICSQHDKLLEVYCRTDQQCICMLCTMDDHKGHDTISAAAERTEIQKQLLEIQRKFQEKIQNREKELCELINAVESHKCSAQTAVKNIEMICTELINSITRRCSELKDLIRDRETAEVSRAEKVLELLEQEIVELKRKDAELEQLSHTEDPVHFLQNFQSLSAPAGSAESAAITISPFLSFDDVTKSVSQLREKVEEFWKEQCEKIPDEDVCRFTLDPNTVNKNLRLSEENKVVTWSITEQSYPDHPDRFDGWSQVVCRESVSGRCYWEVEWSGNDGVYIAVSYKSISRKGRGGECLFGCNDQSWSLFCSPSRFLFRHNNKKTEIPTMPSSSRIGVYVDYEAGTLSFYSVSDTMKLLHRVQTTFTQLLYPGFSLYSGSKVKLSDLTN
- the LOC134326785 gene encoding tripartite motif-containing protein 16-like isoform X4, which produces MAESKISVTQDEFSCSVCLETLKDPAAIPCGHSFCMVCINNCWDQEDDKGTYSCPQCRQTFTPRPVVRRNTMLAGVVEKLKKTELQAPHPGHCSAGPEDVDCDSCTGKKSKAVKSCLVCLASFCETHLQLHYESLAYKKHKLVKASRRLQDQICSQHDKLLEVYCRTDQQCICMLCTMDDHKGHDTISAAAERTEIQKQLLEIQRKFQEKIQNREKELCELINAVESHKCSAQTAVKNIEMICTELINSITRRCSELKDLIRDRETAEVSRAEKVLELLEQEIVELKRKDAELEQLSHTEDPVHFLQNFQSLSAPAGSAESAAITISPFLSFDDVTKSVSQLREKVEEFWKEQCEKIPDEVKKVRITPPTELKIREDFLYYVCRFTLDPNTVNKNLRLSEENKVVTWSITEQSYPDHPDRFDGWSQVVCRESVSGRCYWEVEWSGNDGVYIAVSYKSISRKGRGGECLFGCNDQSWSLFCSPSRFLFRHNNKKTEIPTMPSSSRIGVYVDYEAGTLSFYSVSDTMKLLHRVQTTFTQLLYPGFSLYSGSKVKLSDLTN
- the LOC134326785 gene encoding tripartite motif-containing protein 16-like isoform X1 produces the protein MAESKISVTQDEFSCSVCLETLKDPAAIPCGHSFCMVCINNCWDQEDDKGTYSCPQCRQTFTPRPVVRRNTMLAGVVEKLKKTELQAPHPGHCSAGPEDVDCDSCTGKKSKAVKSCLVCLASFCETHLQLHYESLAYKKHKLVKASRRLQDQICSQHDKLLEVYCRTDQQCICMLCTMDDHKGHDTISAAAERTEIQKQLLEIQRKFQEKIQNREKELCELINAVESHKCSAQTAVKNIEMICTELINSITRRCSELKDLIRDRETAEVSRAEKVLELLEQEIVELKRKDAELEQLSHTEDPVHFLQSLSAPAGSAESAAITISPFLSFDDVTKSVSQLREKVEEFWKEQCEKIPDEVKKVRITPPTELKIREDFLYYVCRFTLDPNTVNKNLRLSEENKVVTWSITEQSYPDHPDRFDGWSQVVCRESVSGRCYWEVEWSGNDGVYIAVSYKSISRKGRGGECLFGCNDQSWSLFCSPSRFLFRHNNKKTEIPTMPSSSRIGVYVDYEAGTLSFYSVSDTMKLLHRVQTTFTQLLYPGFSLYSGSKVKLSDLTN